CGCGGCGTGCCGATCTGCAGGTAGATGAGCACGGCTGCGATCGGCAGGAGCGCTGCGATCACGAAGACGAGGACGCGCGAGCGCGGGGCCGGAGTCGTCGGATGTGCAGCACCAGGCTGCACGTCTTCCAGCATGCGGCGCGCGAGCTCGTCGCGGTCCTGCTGCCATAGCTCAGGTGAGAGCGTGCCGAGCTCCAGATCGCCGTCGAGCTCGCGATTCTGCTCGCGATAGATGGCGAGATTGGCGGCGCGGCGGTCG
This region of Betaproteobacteria bacterium genomic DNA includes:
- the ccmI gene encoding c-type cytochrome biogenesis protein CcmI gives rise to the protein MTAFVAVCTGLVALALAFALPPFLRRSRSARAADRRAANLAIYREQNRELDGDLELGTLSPELWQQDRDELARRMLEDVQPGAAHPTTPAPRSRVLVFVIAALLPIAAVLIYLQIGTPR